Proteins encoded by one window of Chloroflexota bacterium:
- a CDS encoding class I tRNA ligase family protein, translating to MKVYNTLSGKKEEFKPGGDEVKMYVCGVTPYDDAHLGHAMSYIIFDVIRRYLRYRDYRVKYVQNVTDIDDKIIDRANKRNISTE from the coding sequence GTGAAGGTTTATAATACCCTGTCCGGAAAGAAAGAGGAGTTCAAGCCCGGCGGCGATGAAGTGAAGATGTATGTCTGCGGCGTGACGCCATACGATGACGCCCATCTGGGACACGCCATGAGCTATATCATATTCGATGTCATCCGGCGTTATCTCAGGTACCGCGACTACAGGGTGAAGTATGTGCAGAACGTTACCGATATCGACGACAAAATCATTGACCGGGCGAATAAGCGCAACATTTCAACTGAGGA